A single Microbacterium protaetiae DNA region contains:
- a CDS encoding glycosyltransferase — protein MKLPLPHRVNRYVSRAGKAVQAERIAYARSKPVLSDVVLYESFAGNGVLCNPEAIFRYLLGRPDFDHLWHVWAIDDDAALARFTDEFGTHPRVSAVRRGSFDYWRTLSTAGYLINNATFPPAFGKRPGQVYLNTWHGTPLKLMGFDMPDGAIESANTLRNLLSADYLLAANEFMAETMYEDAYRLRNVYRGQIITEGYPRIDRQRLSPAQESDVRTELDRQGIAAGERRIVLFAPTWRGSSFSNPDDDLDALAAQVKALQSRVGDDTVVLLKTHQVVHALASTRPALRSILLPNTIPTNVLLGVAAALVTDYSSIFFDYLATGRPIVFFTPDADDYSAARGTYLSLDELPGPVTADPFEAGTLVAELLEGRQHERYAQWAQRFTPYDDGEATRRVVDIVFRGRTVGRRVRPAVSDGRTRLLFFLGGMRSNGITTSVLNLLGAIDHEKYDVTALMPRFRAEDPLANRELIHPAVRQVFRIGGMNGSKALQLRRHARDRRGLPPAPRDEHWHAQLWDGEWARVFGSATFDWVADFSGYSPIWTNLLLHSPFAPRAVWLHNEMAADQQRTVAGKQPHRRALGLVFAQYGAFDHLVSVSPSLTALNRAELSAYAAPEKFVTVRNLPNVARVSEGMRAPLRSVLEADEAVPEWMSQLEQPDHDSVWFVTVGRLSTEKNHARLIRAFAQVHARDARARLLIVGAGPLEGELQQLIAELGLEGTAFLAGLRRNPFAILAAADCFVLSSTYEGQPMVLLEAALCELPIVSTAFASVRDALPGDTIRVVDQHDDALRDGMLAHLAGEIPVTRLDAAAYTSEVVAELAAVIDAGRAATATGAIRTIRRG, from the coding sequence GTGAAGCTCCCCCTGCCGCACCGTGTCAACCGCTATGTGTCGCGGGCCGGCAAGGCCGTACAGGCCGAGCGCATCGCCTATGCGCGGTCAAAGCCCGTGCTCAGTGACGTCGTGCTGTACGAGTCCTTCGCGGGGAACGGGGTGCTGTGCAATCCCGAGGCGATCTTCCGCTACCTGCTGGGCCGGCCCGACTTCGACCACCTGTGGCACGTGTGGGCCATCGACGACGACGCGGCCCTCGCGCGCTTCACGGACGAGTTCGGCACGCATCCACGGGTCTCTGCTGTGCGCCGCGGATCATTCGACTACTGGCGCACGCTGTCGACGGCCGGTTACCTCATCAACAACGCGACGTTCCCACCGGCGTTCGGCAAGCGACCCGGTCAGGTGTATCTGAACACGTGGCACGGCACCCCACTCAAGCTCATGGGCTTCGACATGCCCGACGGCGCCATCGAGTCGGCCAACACGCTGCGCAATCTGCTGTCGGCCGACTATCTGCTGGCCGCCAATGAGTTCATGGCCGAGACGATGTACGAAGACGCCTACCGGCTGCGCAACGTTTACCGTGGGCAGATCATCACGGAAGGCTACCCGCGCATCGACCGGCAGCGCCTCAGCCCTGCACAGGAGAGCGACGTGCGCACCGAGCTGGACCGCCAGGGCATCGCGGCAGGAGAGCGGCGCATCGTGCTGTTCGCCCCGACCTGGCGCGGCTCGTCGTTCAGCAACCCCGACGACGACCTCGACGCGCTGGCCGCACAAGTGAAGGCGCTGCAATCACGCGTCGGCGACGACACCGTGGTGCTGCTGAAGACACACCAGGTCGTGCACGCACTCGCATCCACGCGGCCGGCGCTGCGCAGCATCCTTCTCCCCAACACGATCCCCACCAACGTGCTGCTGGGCGTCGCAGCGGCGCTGGTGACTGACTACTCCTCGATCTTCTTCGACTATCTGGCCACGGGCCGGCCCATCGTCTTCTTCACGCCGGATGCCGACGATTACTCCGCCGCGCGCGGCACCTATCTTTCCCTCGACGAGCTGCCCGGACCGGTCACGGCCGATCCGTTCGAGGCGGGCACGCTGGTCGCCGAGCTGCTCGAGGGCCGGCAGCATGAGCGGTACGCACAGTGGGCGCAGCGCTTCACGCCGTACGACGACGGCGAGGCCACCCGCCGCGTCGTCGACATCGTCTTTCGCGGGCGCACCGTCGGCCGCCGCGTGCGGCCGGCCGTCTCAGACGGACGCACGCGCCTGCTGTTCTTCCTGGGTGGAATGCGCTCGAACGGCATCACCACTTCGGTGCTGAACCTGTTGGGCGCCATCGACCACGAGAAATACGATGTGACCGCGCTCATGCCGCGTTTTCGTGCGGAGGACCCGCTCGCGAACCGGGAGCTGATCCACCCCGCCGTGCGACAGGTCTTCCGCATCGGCGGCATGAACGGCTCGAAGGCGCTGCAGCTGCGCCGCCACGCCCGCGACCGGCGCGGCCTGCCGCCGGCACCGCGCGACGAGCACTGGCACGCGCAGCTGTGGGACGGCGAATGGGCACGCGTGTTCGGCTCGGCGACGTTCGACTGGGTCGCCGATTTCAGCGGCTACAGCCCGATCTGGACGAACCTGCTGCTGCACTCCCCCTTCGCCCCGCGCGCGGTGTGGCTGCACAACGAGATGGCCGCCGACCAGCAGCGCACCGTGGCCGGCAAGCAGCCGCATCGCCGCGCGCTCGGACTCGTCTTCGCCCAATACGGCGCGTTCGACCACCTGGTGTCGGTCTCGCCGAGTCTGACCGCGCTGAACCGTGCCGAGCTGTCGGCATACGCGGCGCCCGAGAAGTTCGTCACGGTGCGCAATCTGCCCAATGTCGCCCGGGTCTCAGAGGGGATGCGCGCGCCGCTGCGCAGTGTGCTGGAGGCGGACGAGGCCGTGCCGGAGTGGATGTCGCAGCTCGAGCAGCCCGATCACGACAGCGTCTGGTTCGTGACCGTGGGGCGCCTGTCGACCGAGAAGAACCACGCACGCCTGATCCGCGCCTTCGCGCAGGTGCATGCGCGGGATGCCCGCGCCCGGCTGCTGATCGTGGGCGCCGGGCCGCTCGAGGGCGAATTGCAGCAGCTGATCGCCGAGCTCGGGCTGGAAGGCACCGCCTTTCTGGCGGGGCTGCGCCGCAACCCCTTCGCGATCCTGGCCGCTGCCGACTGCTTCGTGCTCTCCAGCACCTACGAAGGCCAGCCGATGGTGCTGTTGGAGGCCGCGCTGTGCGAGCTGCCCATCGTCTCGACCGCGTTCGCTTCGGTGCGCGATGCCCTGCCCGGCGACACCATCCGCGTCGTCGACCAGCACGACGACGCACTGCGCGATGGAATGCTCGCGCATCTGGCGGGTGAGATTCCGGTGACCCGACTGGATGCCGCCGCCTACACCTCCGAGGTCGTCGCCGAGCTGGCGGCGGTCATCGACGCTGGACGGGCCGCGACCGCCACCGGGGCGATCCGAACGATCCGGCGCGGCTGA